A region of Pyxidicoccus parkwaysis DNA encodes the following proteins:
- a CDS encoding HEAT repeat domain-containing protein — MTSRHLPRAAIAGCVLVILAAVGVVLLRREASSSQDAPSAASGTSAQAVSSAAPTGTAPSAPSTHKDGPREQIPMPGCWEGLLELDKSASLDSLRAALAEAIGANDRFLAEYLKERLTEVVGNDAARGLQLVEWAAAANGPETSLYLEALKAAPAVRNPAVAERLLKLGEDKRAQIATRAAALDTLETQHRFTPESIQRLKAIAMDVDADSAAWLATRTLGRVMKEDYERTGNYASYWKELLDIGQTSKDLAVRQLALEMPSYSNPLLDSDSVDQLAELMKKDPDRQVREMSAFRLARTEDPKKALEAYRSAFDTEPSICVRFAMMLYALRAAGADALPLAAEFARKDPRLQQDYVDFKELYAAGTVDWARIWMNKKEYHECVVEEGAPHE; from the coding sequence ATGACTTCCCGTCACCTTCCCAGAGCCGCCATCGCCGGCTGTGTCCTCGTCATCCTCGCCGCGGTCGGCGTGGTGCTGCTGCGGCGCGAGGCCTCCTCGTCCCAGGATGCCCCCTCCGCGGCCTCCGGTACCTCGGCCCAGGCCGTGTCGTCGGCGGCGCCCACCGGTACCGCCCCGTCCGCTCCCTCCACGCACAAGGACGGCCCCCGCGAGCAGATTCCCATGCCCGGCTGCTGGGAGGGGCTGCTGGAGCTCGACAAGAGCGCCTCGCTGGACTCGCTGCGCGCGGCGCTGGCGGAGGCCATCGGGGCCAATGACCGCTTCCTGGCCGAGTACCTCAAGGAACGGCTCACCGAGGTGGTGGGCAATGACGCCGCGCGCGGCCTGCAGCTCGTGGAGTGGGCGGCCGCGGCCAACGGGCCGGAGACGAGCCTGTACCTGGAGGCCCTCAAGGCCGCGCCGGCCGTGCGCAATCCCGCCGTCGCCGAGCGCCTGCTGAAGCTGGGCGAGGACAAGCGCGCCCAGATTGCCACCCGCGCCGCGGCCCTGGACACCCTGGAGACGCAGCACCGCTTCACGCCCGAGAGCATTCAGCGACTCAAGGCCATTGCCATGGACGTCGACGCGGACTCCGCCGCCTGGCTGGCGACCCGCACCCTGGGCCGGGTGATGAAGGAGGACTACGAGCGCACCGGCAACTACGCCTCCTACTGGAAGGAGCTGCTCGACATCGGCCAGACGTCCAAGGACCTGGCGGTGCGGCAGCTCGCGCTGGAGATGCCCTCCTATTCCAACCCGCTGCTGGACAGCGACTCCGTGGACCAGCTGGCCGAGCTGATGAAGAAGGACCCGGACCGGCAGGTGCGGGAGATGTCCGCCTTCCGGCTGGCGCGGACCGAGGACCCGAAGAAGGCGCTGGAGGCCTACCGCTCGGCCTTCGACACCGAGCCCAGCATCTGCGTGCGCTTCGCGATGATGCTCTACGCGCTGCGGGCCGCCGGGGCGGACGCGCTCCCCCTGGCAGCGGAGTTCGCGAGGAAGGACCCACGGCTCCAGCAGGACTACGTGGACTTCAAGGAGCTGTACGCGGCGGGCACGGTGGATTGGGCCCGCATCTGGATGAACAAGAAGGAGTACCACGAGTGTGTCGTCGAGGAAGGAGCGCCGCACGAATGA
- a CDS encoding zinc-dependent metalloprotease: protein MLKKTAILAVSCGALLVGCGTDLETENQEIISNLVEAGYQADDIMVVDGAVYAGRDARVSLKASREMIASKKGPEQYRTSNLINTSVVTLICVNPTTQFNKYANLSAGLDLAIENYNQRNLAIRFVRGPAAGCNATIIAKTAGGTGGSAGFPSGGQPYTDINIGTGLNKYSVDVNEHVITHELGHCIGFRHSDYYNRAISCGGAASNEGDAGIGAILIPGTPSTATVGGSIMNSCFRSTETGEWTSSDITALDAMY, encoded by the coding sequence ATGCTCAAGAAGACGGCAATCCTCGCGGTGAGCTGTGGTGCGTTGCTGGTGGGCTGCGGCACCGACCTGGAGACGGAGAACCAGGAGATCATCTCCAACCTGGTCGAGGCCGGGTATCAGGCCGACGACATCATGGTGGTGGACGGTGCCGTGTACGCGGGCCGCGACGCTCGCGTGAGCCTCAAGGCGTCCCGCGAGATGATCGCGTCGAAGAAGGGCCCGGAGCAGTACCGGACGAGCAACCTCATCAACACCAGCGTCGTGACGCTGATCTGCGTCAACCCCACGACCCAGTTCAACAAGTACGCCAACCTCAGCGCGGGTCTCGACCTGGCCATCGAGAACTACAACCAGCGCAACCTCGCCATCCGGTTCGTGCGCGGTCCGGCCGCCGGCTGCAACGCGACCATCATCGCGAAGACCGCGGGTGGTACCGGCGGCTCCGCGGGCTTCCCCTCGGGCGGCCAGCCCTACACCGACATCAATATCGGCACGGGCCTCAACAAGTACAGCGTGGACGTGAACGAGCACGTCATCACCCACGAGCTGGGCCACTGCATCGGCTTCCGCCACTCGGACTACTACAACCGGGCCATCAGCTGCGGCGGCGCCGCCAGCAACGAGGGTGACGCCGGCATTGGCGCCATCCTCATCCCCGGCACGCCGAGCACGGCCACCGTGGGCGGGTCCATCATGAACTCCTGCTTCCGGTCGACCGAGACCGGCGAGTGGACCAGCTCCGACATCACCGCGCTGGACGCGATGTACTGA
- a CDS encoding amidase, with protein sequence MTMDPYGAWAYRPESPLRGAADGPLAGLTFSAKDLYGVPGWPLKGSSRAVLPEVGDSPLVARLLGLGATLVGKTHLHEVALGITGANAFGGTRNPLDSTRVAGGSSGGAAVSVATGEVDFALGTDTGGSIRVPAAWCGVVGFKPTKGSAAWPTDGVLPLSFTCDHTGPLARDVRGVVRVHTALSGEAVTPRTWTGVRVGVWDIRAWVTPEVWAVVEAEATRVATLGARVTQVSFPDVMDAYTPIVLSEAAAIHARALASEAPGFIAATEANLRVGAALSPADVAAARARREAYRTRLEALFGEVDVLLGPAVPDAAPMMDQDEVVVSEGTLPVRRAVLRITAPWSLLGAPTLCLPRPLGALSVGVQWVAPWGQDAALLGWGLG encoded by the coding sequence ATGACGATGGACCCATACGGAGCCTGGGCGTACCGCCCGGAGTCTCCCCTACGTGGCGCGGCGGATGGGCCGCTGGCGGGACTGACGTTCAGCGCGAAGGACCTGTACGGCGTGCCTGGTTGGCCGCTCAAGGGCAGCTCACGGGCGGTCCTGCCCGAAGTGGGGGACAGTCCACTCGTGGCCCGGCTCCTGGGGCTCGGGGCGACGCTCGTCGGCAAGACGCACCTGCATGAGGTGGCGCTCGGTATCACCGGTGCCAATGCCTTCGGTGGTACTCGCAACCCGTTGGATTCCACGCGTGTGGCTGGAGGCTCCAGCGGCGGTGCGGCCGTGAGCGTCGCGACGGGCGAGGTGGACTTCGCGCTCGGCACGGACACGGGTGGCAGCATCCGCGTGCCGGCCGCGTGGTGCGGAGTCGTGGGCTTCAAGCCCACGAAGGGCAGTGCCGCCTGGCCCACCGACGGCGTGCTGCCGCTGAGCTTCACCTGCGACCACACGGGGCCGCTCGCGCGGGACGTGCGCGGAGTGGTGCGTGTCCATACGGCCCTGTCGGGCGAGGCCGTGACACCACGGACGTGGACCGGCGTGCGGGTAGGCGTATGGGACATTCGTGCCTGGGTCACCCCGGAGGTCTGGGCCGTGGTGGAGGCGGAAGCGACGCGTGTGGCGACGCTGGGCGCGCGAGTCACGCAGGTGTCCTTCCCCGACGTGATGGATGCGTACACCCCCATCGTGCTGAGCGAGGCGGCGGCCATTCATGCGCGCGCCCTGGCGAGCGAAGCGCCGGGCTTCATCGCCGCGACGGAAGCGAACCTGCGCGTGGGGGCGGCGCTGAGCCCCGCGGACGTGGCGGCCGCGCGCGCCAGGCGTGAGGCGTACCGCACGCGACTGGAGGCGTTGTTCGGCGAGGTGGACGTGCTGCTCGGCCCCGCGGTGCCGGACGCGGCTCCAATGATGGACCAGGACGAAGTCGTCGTCTCGGAAGGAACGCTGCCGGTGCGGCGTGCGGTGCTGCGCATCACCGCGCCGTGGAGCCTGCTGGGCGCGCCGACGCTGTGTCTCCCGCGTCCGCTGGGGGCGCTGTCGGTGGGCGTGCAGTGGGTCGCGCCGTGGGGACAGGACGCGGCCCTGCTCGGCTGGGGGCTTGGCTGA
- a CDS encoding HEAT repeat domain-containing protein, which translates to MRPAMLRAALVALGLGLTPGLALAQDAAPRPRQTACTVEGMLEDVRLALKEGSPAYQRYVRFRLKEAAIAMSPETLRNAVMQERDPAVLEVVGSALATKASNAQTPELVQPLLSRAVQDADPGLRAAAVKALRGAPSVEFMAQNGDVVTYEQLVRDSSPEVRRAGAENLVSESAEIYFGHHKPVSEAAVKAAAATEDPAVAAKLLGEVSMEAVGHEAVESVTRQLRADDVSVRAAAARALGGVPGPEAAGARRSLVELYRGDTNPAVREAALESLARLGQSSARPLMESLRGVDARMDPGIDAWLGAMKFNLQEWDLLLREKRRLRK; encoded by the coding sequence GTGCGCCCGGCGATGCTGCGCGCCGCGCTGGTGGCCCTGGGACTGGGGCTGACGCCGGGCCTGGCCCTGGCGCAGGACGCGGCGCCGAGGCCCCGGCAGACGGCCTGCACCGTCGAGGGCATGCTGGAGGACGTCCGGCTCGCGCTGAAGGAGGGCTCTCCGGCCTACCAGCGCTACGTGCGCTTCCGGCTCAAGGAGGCGGCCATCGCCATGTCGCCGGAGACGCTGCGCAACGCGGTCATGCAGGAGCGGGATCCCGCGGTGCTGGAGGTGGTGGGCTCGGCCCTGGCCACCAAGGCCAGCAACGCGCAGACGCCCGAGCTCGTCCAACCGCTGCTGTCGCGGGCCGTCCAGGACGCGGACCCGGGCCTGCGCGCCGCCGCGGTGAAGGCGCTCCGAGGCGCGCCCTCGGTGGAGTTCATGGCGCAGAACGGTGACGTCGTCACCTACGAGCAGCTCGTCCGGGACTCATCCCCGGAGGTCCGCCGGGCCGGGGCGGAGAACCTGGTGTCCGAGAGCGCGGAGATCTACTTCGGCCACCACAAGCCCGTTTCCGAGGCGGCCGTGAAGGCAGCGGCGGCCACGGAGGACCCCGCGGTGGCGGCGAAGCTGCTGGGCGAGGTCTCCATGGAGGCCGTGGGCCACGAAGCGGTGGAGTCCGTCACCCGTCAGCTCCGCGCGGACGACGTGAGCGTGCGCGCGGCGGCGGCCCGGGCGCTGGGCGGCGTGCCGGGGCCCGAGGCGGCGGGCGCGCGCCGCTCGCTGGTGGAGCTGTACCGCGGCGACACGAACCCGGCGGTGCGCGAGGCGGCGCTGGAGTCGCTGGCCCGGCTGGGGCAGTCCAGTGCGCGGCCGCTGATGGAGTCCCTGCGCGGGGTGGACGCGCGCATGGACCCGGGAATCGACGCCTGGCTGGGTGCCATGAAATTCAACCTCCAGGAGTGGGACCTGCTGCTGCGCGAGAAGCGGCGGCTGAGGAAGTAG